Proteins encoded together in one Bacteroides ovatus window:
- a CDS encoding vitamin B12 dependent-methionine synthase activation domain-containing protein yields MSTILSYKIHTVTPYINWIYFFHAWGFQPRFAAIANIHGCDACRASWLTTFPEEERNKASEAMQLFKEANRMLDLLDRDYEVKTIFKLCKANSDGDNLIIEKEKDRFITFPLLRQQTPKRDGSPFLCLSDFIRPISSGIPDTIGAFASSIDADMEGLYEQDPYKHLLVQTLSDRLAEAATEKMHEYVRKEAWGYAKDENLGIADLLVEKYQGIRPAVGYPSLPDQSVNFLLDELLDMKQIGISLTENGAMYPHASVCGLMFSHPASEYFSVGKIGEDQLEDYARRRGKSIEEMCKFLAANLQ; encoded by the coding sequence ATGAGTACCATTTTGTCTTATAAAATACATACAGTCACTCCCTACATCAACTGGATTTACTTTTTCCACGCATGGGGGTTCCAGCCACGTTTTGCAGCCATCGCCAACATTCACGGATGTGATGCCTGCCGTGCTTCGTGGCTGACAACTTTCCCGGAAGAAGAACGTAATAAAGCTTCCGAAGCAATGCAGCTATTCAAAGAGGCCAACCGGATGCTCGATCTGCTTGACCGGGATTATGAAGTAAAGACCATCTTTAAGCTTTGCAAGGCAAACTCTGACGGGGATAACCTGATTATTGAGAAAGAAAAAGACCGGTTCATCACTTTTCCTTTACTGCGCCAGCAAACGCCGAAAAGAGACGGTAGTCCTTTTCTTTGTCTCAGTGACTTTATCCGCCCGATCTCTTCCGGCATCCCGGATACCATCGGTGCTTTTGCCTCTTCCATTGATGCGGACATGGAAGGATTGTACGAACAGGACCCTTATAAACACCTGCTTGTCCAAACCCTCTCCGACCGACTGGCAGAAGCAGCAACAGAAAAGATGCATGAATATGTGCGCAAAGAAGCGTGGGGATATGCCAAAGACGAGAATTTAGGCATAGCGGACTTACTGGTCGAAAAGTATCAGGGCATTCGTCCTGCTGTCGGCTACCCGTCTTTACCGGATCAATCTGTCAACTTCCTGTTGGATGAACTGTTGGACATGAAGCAGATAGGCATTTCGCTGACCGAAAACGGAGCTATGTACCCGCACGCTTCTGTTTGCGGACTTATGTTTTCACATCCGGCTTCCGAATACTTCTCCGTCGGAAAGATTGGAGAAGACCAACTTGAAGATTATGCCCGCCGTCGGGGAAAAAGTATCGAAGAAATGTGTAAGTTTCTGGCAGCTAATCTCCAATAG